Below is a genomic region from Microcoleus sp. FACHB-672.
CACCGCCGCCACCGCAGGATTTTGACTCAGCACCCCACTCAATAAACCATTATCGGGTCCTACTAAGAAACCCCCTGAAAATTCTACCGCAATCGCTCGCCGGTGACTTCCGACACCTGGATCAACAACTGCAACATGAATGGTGCCGGCGGGGAAATAAGGTACAGCATTCATCAGACAAAACCTGCCGGCGGCGATATTTTGCGGGGGAATTTGATGCGTCAGATCCACCACCGGCAGCGTCGGGTTAATTCCAGCGATCACCCCTTTCATCACGCCAACATAAACATCGCTCAAACCAAAATCGGTGAGCAGCGTAATAATTTTACTTTCAGGCATCTTAAATGTTTAAGCTTAGATTTATCTGGGTTTATTTTCGCTCCCAAATCATCTCAATATTTTTGGATAATGAGTAGGTGCGATCTTCATTGGTATTGAAGTCAAGTGCTTTCGGTGCTTCACTAACTTTAGGGCGATCAAGAAGTAGCTGCCGGCACAGCTCATCTAGATCTCCATTTCTTTGATCAATAATTAACTGTGCCAGTTCTTCTAGTCTTTTAATATTACCATCACTGGCATCATCAAAATCGTCTTGAACGTTATTTAACGGAGCTTGAAAGCGATAATACTGTTTCGCCCGATCTTCCGGATTCGGCAGTAATTGTTCCAACTGGCAATCCACACATTCACTTTGACCGTCAAGGGCCATATTAATGACTGGACGCACCCATTTAATCAGTCCCCAATCTTTTGCCTGCTCAAAATAAAATTGTCGTGTCAGCGCTCCTGTTCCCAGAGAAACCACTAAAATGTCATCAACAAATAGTCTAGTTTTGTACTTTTCTCGATAAAAAACAATCGCTTCTATGATTGCCATCGCTGTGGGGTTATTGGCAACAACTCCCCCATCGACTAAGGAATAAAAGCCGCTGCGAGTGGGGTGAAGGGTTTCAACTTTGTAAGGTTCAAAGTATGTTGGGGCGGCGGAAGTTGCCATTGCGGCTTGTTTCATTGTAAATCCCTCGCATATCTTCCGGAAGTAATCGGCTCTTTTTTCGTTATGTCGGTTACTTGTAAAGAAAATAGGCATTCGCAGTTCAGTATCGTAGCTGGTAACGAAAACTTCTGTCACCGCTTCTTCAATAGGGGTCTCTCCTAAAAATTCAGTCAAAACTGATTCTCTGCCACCAGACGAAAATTTTGGGCGGAATAGGTTTTGGAAATTAACAATCGGCGAATACCAAAAATTTTTTAAAACAAGTGACTGGTATTTTGCCATTTCAGCCAGTCTAGAGCGAGGCTTGGGAAAAATTCGCTTTCCTTCATGTTTATAGAGACGAATTAAGTCCTCCGCTTGATATTGAGCTTCCGCAGGATTGGCTGGATTGGGTTTAGTCACGCCCAGCGCTAAGATTCCTCCCGTTGATGTGCCGGCAACTAAATCAAAGAGTTGTGAAATCCGCTTTCCCGTGCGTTTCTCAATCTCTGCTAAGATGAGTGCCGGCATGATGCCTCGAATGCCCCCGCCGTCAATCGACAAAACTTTGAATTTGAAAGGCATATTCCTCTTGTTGCTAACAAAATTAAGTCTTGTCAGATGCCCCTGTATGCTATTGGGTTCGGAAAGTCGCTGCAAAAGTGTTAAAACCCTTACCCACAAGCTACGCTAATCAAAACGCAGTCTAGCCTTTAAATAATTTCCCGACACCAGGAACAAGTAAATAGACCCGCTTTGATTTAGCCGTCATGTACAGTTATAGCGCGTGCTTCGGCACATGAAAACCCCTCAAACTTTTCTAGCCAAAAGCTAGCTCTGCTCAGGCGAAAAAAGCCGGTTTAGTGGAAAAGGGCGGCAACTTGTCACCGACAACTCAAAACAAGCTTAGCCGTTTTTATTCTTTTTTTACAATAAGTTGAACACCGATTGGCCAACCATCTGCATTTGATCCGATTTTTTTTCTCTTAGTTTTATCAAACTGGTTTCTATCATTATCTTTAGTCGGCTGTACTTTTGGCTAAATATCTAACACAATTAAAGCCGCTAGAAAGATAAGGTTTAACATCAGTTGTCTCCGGCTTGAACACCTGTATTTGATTTTAAATTTAAGCGCCGATACACCGGCATCCCTAAAATCTCCTGAATCCGGGCAGATAAACTGAGTGGAGTGGCATCTGAGCGCTCACCGGCTTGGTTCGTTAAGATGTTGAAGTGCAAAGGTGAGCGCTTTGCTTCTGGCGTGTGGCACGACTTCCCGCCGCCAAACCCGCTATCATAGGGCAGCAGTTCAGCCCAAATGCGCGAACGCCCATATCAAAACCGATGACACCCGAACCTGATTCTTCCAAACCCACCCAACCTCAATCAAATGTAACGCTGGAAAGTCTCAATGGTGCCGATGGCAAAGTTGCCGGTAAAGACGGTGCAGTTGTCGCCACCGACATTCCTGAAATGATAGTGCCGGCAAAATCTCCAATTCAGCAAACCGCACAGCCAACGAATCGGATTTGGAAGGCCAACCCGATTGCGCTCCTGTTGGCTTCACTTGCCCTCATGATTTTGGGCTTGGTTATCAATAACCCCTGGTTGGGGGTATCGGGCGCGATTATATCTCTGTTA
It encodes:
- a CDS encoding patatin-like phospholipase family protein, whose amino-acid sequence is MPFKFKVLSIDGGGIRGIMPALILAEIEKRTGKRISQLFDLVAGTSTGGILALGVTKPNPANPAEAQYQAEDLIRLYKHEGKRIFPKPRSRLAEMAKYQSLVLKNFWYSPIVNFQNLFRPKFSSGGRESVLTEFLGETPIEEAVTEVFVTSYDTELRMPIFFTSNRHNEKRADYFRKICEGFTMKQAAMATSAAPTYFEPYKVETLHPTRSGFYSLVDGGVVANNPTAMAIIEAIVFYREKYKTRLFVDDILVVSLGTGALTRQFYFEQAKDWGLIKWVRPVINMALDGQSECVDCQLEQLLPNPEDRAKQYYRFQAPLNNVQDDFDDASDGNIKRLEELAQLIIDQRNGDLDELCRQLLLDRPKVSEAPKALDFNTNEDRTYSLSKNIEMIWERK